A window of the Plasmodium vivax chromosome 12, whole genome shotgun sequence genome harbors these coding sequences:
- a CDS encoding V-type H(+)-translocating pyrophosphatase, putative (encoded by transcript PVX_117625A) has translation MYLCYLLLFIPPVVGLIFSIIECIWVSRININGPEDKVDKVEDGLAQVDKMKEIASYIAEGANAFLTKEYQYLIVFIIVFSGLLAFFVSHYTAISFVLGCLTSILCGYIGMKIAVYANVRTTNETWKSLDRGFKVTLNAGTVMGFSLVSFSIIALGLLIYVYKTFVFKGVTIESSVYKVIAGFGLGGSSIALFSRVGGGIYTKAADVGADLSGKNEYGIPEDDIRNPACIADNVGDNVGDMAGMGADLFGSLAESLCAALVIGSSVLSLKEGTNFNINHCIMYPLTFSSVSIIVSMLTFFIVTRSVKVVEKKDVERTLKYLLFVSTILQSIAIIVIGYFSLPISVKYNLLKEIQRWKIIVPALVGLWSGLIIGFTTEFYTSYSFSPVQEIANTQKVSAATGIIYGLSLGYKSTFIPIICLSATLGVSYGLCDIYGIALAAVGMLSTLCICLTIDAYGPISDNAGGIAEMAGLPSEVRARTDILDAAGNTTAAIGKGFAIGSAALVAFALFGAYASSANLRHVNILNPWVIIGLLIGAMLPYLFSALTMKSVAIAANSVLNECLAQFPLILADKQKPDYEKCIKISTDASLRQMIVPGLISVFSPLIIGALMGKYATAGLLVGIILSGIQLAFSSTNSGGAWDNAKKYIESGALGTEHCKGSSAHKNSVIGDTVGDPLKDTSGPSLNILIKLSAITSLVFAGVIANNFTSRRGGPIWL, from the coding sequence ATGTATCTGTGCTACCTCCTTCTGTTTATCCCGCCCGTGGTGGGGCTGATTTTCTCAATAATAGAGTGCATCTGGGTAAGCAGGATCAACATAAACGGGCCCGAAGATAAAGTAGATAAGGTGGAAGATGGCTTAGCTCAGGTAGATAAGATGAAGGAAATAGCCTCCTACATCGCAGAAGGAGCCAACGCGTTCTTAACAAAGGAATACCAATATTTAATAGTGTTCATTATTGTGTTTTCCGGTTTATTGGCCTTTTTCGTCAGTCACTACACAGCGATTAGCTTCGTGTTGGGTTGCTTAACGTCCATATTGTGTGGTTACATAGGTATGAAAATCGCAGTATATGCCAATGTAAGAACGACCAATGAGACGTGGAAAAGTTTAGATAGGGGATTCAAAGTGACCCTGAATGCTGGTACCGTTATGGGATTTTCCCTAGTATCCTTTAGCATTATAGCGTTAGGGTTGCTTATATATGTCTACAAAACATTCGTTTTTAAAGGCGTTACAATAGAGTCCAGCGTGTATAAGGTAATCGCCGGATTTGGTTTGGGAGGTTCTTCTATAGCATTATTTTCCAGAGTAGGAGGAGGTATATACACCAAGGCAGCTGATGTGGGTGCCGATTTGtcaggaaaaaatgaatacggTATTCCAGAAGATGATATAAGAAATCCAGCCTGTATAGCAGACAACGTAGGGGATAATGTTGGAGATATGGCAGGTATGGGTGCAGATTTATTTGGATCTCTAGCCGAAAGTTTATGTGCCGCTTTGGTCATTGGGTCGTCAGTACTAAGTTTAAAGGAAGGCACCAACTTTAACATAAATCATTGTATCATGTACCCATTAACCTTTTCCAGTGTCAGCATTATTGTTAGCATGCTAACCTTTTTCATTGTTACAAGGTCAGTCAAGGTGGTGGAAAAGAAAGACGTAGAAAGGACcctcaaatatttattattcgtATCTACCATATTGCAGTCCATAGCTATAATCGTGATTGGgtatttttccctccccatTTCGGTTAAGTATAATCTGTTGAAAGAAATCCAGAGATGGAAAATCATCGTCCCAGCGTTGGTTGGCTTATGGTCCGGATTGATAATTGGTTTTACCACCGAGTTTTACACCTCCTACTCTTTTAGCCCCGTTCAAGAAATAGCCAACACACAGAAGGTGTCAGCAGCGACGGGTATCATCTATGGGTTATCCTTAGGATATAAAAGTACCTTCATTCCAATTATTTGTTTAAGTGCCACCCTTGGTGTTTCCTACGGTTTGTGTGACATATACGGTATAGCCTTAGCAGCCGTAGGTATGTTAAGTACTCTGTGTATTTGCCTTACAATTGATGCTTATGGACCCATATCAGATAATGCTGGTGGAATTGCCGAAATGGCTGGTCTCCCATCAGAAGTTAGAGCAAGAACGGATATCCTTGACGCAGCAGGAAATACCACAGCAGCAATTGGTAAAGGTTTCGCCATTGGATCCGCCGCCTTAGTCGCTTTTGCACTATTTGGAGCATACGCAAGTAGTGCCAACTTACGCCATGTGAATATCCTAAACCCATGGGTCATTATAGGGCTACTCATTGGAGCCATGTTGCCATATTTATTCTCTGCCTTAACCATGAAATCTGTTGCTATAGCTGCGAACAGTGTCTTGAATGAATGCCTAGCCCAGTTTCCTTTAATTTTAGCGGATAAGCAGAAGCCTgattatgaaaaatgtatCAAAATATCCACTGATGCTTCGCTACGGCAAATGATTGTCCCTGGATTGAtttccgttttttctccccttatCATTGGTGCGCTGATGGGGAAGTATGCCACTGCTGGACTGTTAGTGGGTATTATTTTATCAGGTATCCAGCTAGCCTTTTCCTCTACCAATTCTGGAGGCGCGTGGGATAATGCGAAGAAGTATATCGAGTCGGGTGCTCTAGGAACAGAACATTGCAAAGGGTCCAGCGCCCACAAGAACTCAGTCATTGGAGACACCGTTGGAGATCCCTTAAAGGACACCTCAGGACCATCgctaaacattttaattaaattgtcAGCCATCACTTCGCTCGTTTTCGCCGGCGTGATTGCCAATAATTTCACCTCCAGAAGGGGAGGCCCCATCTGGCTATGA